Proteins from one Paenibacillus amylolyticus genomic window:
- a CDS encoding AraC family transcriptional regulator: MSNRLHENEDELARRIDDYANKDGVHSTAIPSLFLIRESVVTEPIFRVNEPSFCIVVQGQKEVLLGQDRFRYGPGSYIVATVDLPVSGQVIQASSQTPYLALKLEFTSSEILEILNQSDFPTRPRKTTRRAMFVSQAEPSLLDAVVRLTRLLQDHSEDIPLLAPLFKKEILYKVLKGPHGIALEQATMEGSHAYRIRDVIQYILNHADQNFRIEELANLANMSTASLHRHFKEVTAMSPIQFQKQLRLQEARRLLLSQSTDAAEIAFQVGYESPSQFSREYSRLFGLPPREDIKRLRGMDQ; encoded by the coding sequence ATGTCAAACCGACTACATGAAAATGAGGACGAATTAGCCAGACGCATTGACGATTATGCCAACAAGGATGGGGTGCACTCGACCGCGATCCCCTCATTATTTTTAATCCGTGAATCAGTTGTTACTGAGCCTATATTTAGAGTGAATGAACCATCCTTCTGCATTGTGGTACAGGGTCAGAAAGAGGTTCTGCTGGGACAGGATCGTTTCCGATATGGTCCAGGAAGTTATATCGTGGCAACCGTTGACTTGCCGGTTAGTGGACAAGTCATTCAAGCCTCGTCGCAGACTCCTTATCTGGCCCTGAAACTTGAATTCACATCCAGTGAGATTCTGGAAATATTGAACCAATCCGATTTCCCAACTAGACCGCGAAAAACGACGAGACGAGCAATGTTTGTCAGTCAAGCTGAGCCATCTCTTTTGGATGCAGTCGTCAGGTTAACCCGTTTGCTGCAAGATCATTCAGAAGATATCCCGCTACTCGCTCCTTTATTCAAAAAGGAAATTCTCTACAAAGTTCTGAAAGGCCCCCACGGGATTGCCCTAGAACAAGCTACGATGGAGGGCAGCCATGCCTATCGAATCAGAGACGTTATTCAATATATTTTGAATCATGCTGATCAGAATTTTCGAATTGAGGAATTGGCGAATTTGGCGAATATGAGTACTGCCTCGCTTCACAGACACTTTAAAGAAGTGACTGCCATGAGTCCAATTCAGTTTCAAAAACAACTTCGACTGCAAGAAGCTCGGCGTTTGTTATTATCCCAGTCCACCGATGCAGCCGAGATAGCATTTCAGGTAGGTTACGAGAGTCCTTCCCAATTCAGTCGTGAATATTCTCGCCTGTTTGGTTTACCACCCAGAGAAGACATTAAACGCCTGAGAGGCATGGATCAATGA
- a CDS encoding ABC transporter substrate-binding protein gives MLLVLSACGQSATTKDTTGDSTTTAAETETQSDSNSASSAGIEATAEEELVTYQSDAGEVQVPKNPKRIIDLTSFSTGYFVALDAPVVGALSGAMNNKYIKDQLAEAGTSDLGEQPTPEKLISLKPDLIIVYTGTEGIDNMEQIAPVVQIEYGKRNYKDLMLEIGKLTNREDAAKAWNAKWEAQINELKPKVQEAVGDRTVSILNPYAKGLYVFGHNYGRGGEIIYGEFGLKAPAKAQAEAIDSGTGWASISMELLPEYAGISSSPVRGREIQPIPRSYMTIQYGRTCLR, from the coding sequence ATGCTGCTTGTTCTTAGTGCATGTGGTCAGTCTGCTACGACCAAGGATACAACCGGGGACAGCACAACTACAGCTGCGGAGACAGAAACCCAGAGTGATTCGAACTCAGCTTCTTCTGCTGGTATAGAAGCAACTGCCGAAGAGGAACTCGTTACATATCAATCGGATGCAGGTGAAGTACAGGTACCCAAGAATCCTAAGCGCATTATTGATTTGACGTCATTTTCGACAGGGTACTTTGTTGCCCTCGATGCACCGGTAGTCGGCGCTTTATCAGGAGCGATGAACAACAAGTATATCAAGGATCAACTCGCAGAAGCGGGCACCAGCGATCTGGGTGAACAGCCTACGCCAGAGAAACTAATCAGCTTAAAACCAGATCTGATTATTGTGTACACTGGCACAGAGGGGATCGACAATATGGAGCAGATTGCGCCAGTCGTACAGATTGAATACGGTAAGCGCAATTATAAGGATCTAATGCTTGAAATAGGTAAGCTCACGAATAGAGAAGACGCAGCCAAAGCCTGGAATGCGAAATGGGAAGCGCAGATCAACGAACTGAAACCCAAGGTTCAGGAAGCTGTTGGGGATCGCACCGTTTCCATTCTGAACCCCTACGCCAAAGGATTATATGTATTCGGTCATAATTATGGTCGAGGTGGTGAGATTATTTATGGGGAGTTTGGTCTAAAAGCACCCGCCAAGGCTCAAGCCGAAGCGATTGACAGTGGGACTGGGTGGGCCTCGATCTCAATGGAACTATTACCGGAGTATGCGGGGATATCATCTTCACCAGTCCGTGGTCGGGAGATACAACCGATCCCAAGATCGTATATGACAATACAATATGGAAGAACTTGCCTGCGGTGA
- a CDS encoding helix-turn-helix domain-containing protein → MSMAEYHGKVKNIEDTPFGYTLSVIGGKWKMVIMYLLAENPPVRFNELKRQIGAITYKTLSSQLKELEADGMVERKEYPQVPPKVEYRLTAKAEKLLPVLEGLCEWGVQHQDPSDKNVAAD, encoded by the coding sequence ATGAGTATGGCTGAATATCACGGTAAAGTGAAAAACATTGAAGATACCCCATTTGGATATACGTTGTCTGTTATTGGTGGCAAATGGAAAATGGTCATTATGTATCTTCTGGCAGAAAATCCGCCTGTCCGCTTCAATGAACTGAAAAGGCAGATCGGCGCGATTACGTATAAAACGCTGAGTTCACAGCTCAAAGAGCTCGAGGCAGATGGGATGGTTGAACGGAAAGAATACCCTCAAGTCCCTCCTAAAGTCGAGTACAGACTGACAGCCAAAGCAGAGAAGTTATTGCCCGTTTTGGAAGGACTATGCGAATGGGGCGTACAACATCAAGACCCATCGGACAAGAATGTCGCAGCCGATTAA
- the metE gene encoding 5-methyltetrahydropteroyltriglutamate--homocysteine S-methyltransferase, with translation MTKSSVLGYPRIGADREWKKALEAFWAGKLEEKEFHARLQEIRIDHLRKQQAKGIDIIPVNDFSYYDHILDTAVMFGIIPKRFTYEGGTVPLSVYYGIARGTKDAAASEMTKWFNTNYHYIVPEFDGASPTLTENKPLLAYREAKEKLGIEGKPVIVGPLTFLKLSKGYDKSETDAWLDRLLPLYTQLLQELASEGVQWVQIDEPILVTKLSDEDVQRLNKIYETFATAVPGLNIMLQTYFESVENYNDIIALPVQGVGLDFVHGRAGNSQSIQTSGFPADKVLGAGIIDGRGIWKASLQGKLNLLNELAEIVTPDRLIVQSSCSLLHVPVTTAREAKLTSELKNALAFADEKLDEIVLLTTALSSPSAEITAKIDEAELPLQALQQSEDRNRTAVQKAVASISVQQPERSRPFAERHEAQQAKWQLPLFPTTTIGSFPQSAEVRKARQLWRKGELNNEQYAAFIREQIDIWIKLQEEIGIDVLVHGEFERTDMVEFFGEKLAGFAFTQFGWVQSYGSRCVKPPIIFGDVAFTGEMTVEETKYAQSQTERPVKGMLTGPITIMNWSFVREDIAREQIAYQLAYALRQEVEALEQAGIGMIQVDEPAVREGLPLKENEQADYLAWAVKAFRISTCTVHETTQIHTHMCYCEFHDMIDSIEAMDADVISIETSRSHGELIHSFEENTYELGIGLGVYDIHSPRVPSVDEMSSMIERALRVLDPKLFWINPDCGLKTRGQEETVASLRNMVDATRIARANHASAAVL, from the coding sequence ATGACGAAAAGTAGTGTATTGGGATATCCGCGTATTGGTGCTGATCGGGAATGGAAGAAAGCGTTGGAAGCCTTTTGGGCAGGCAAGCTGGAGGAAAAAGAATTTCACGCACGTTTGCAGGAGATCCGTATCGATCATTTGCGCAAGCAGCAAGCGAAAGGTATCGATATTATTCCGGTGAATGATTTCAGCTATTATGATCATATCCTCGATACCGCCGTGATGTTCGGCATTATTCCCAAACGTTTTACATATGAGGGCGGTACCGTTCCGTTGTCCGTATATTATGGTATTGCCCGAGGAACAAAAGATGCCGCAGCGAGCGAAATGACAAAATGGTTCAACACCAACTATCACTACATTGTACCTGAATTCGACGGGGCTTCCCCAACTCTGACGGAGAACAAACCTCTTCTCGCATATCGTGAAGCAAAGGAAAAACTCGGCATTGAAGGCAAACCGGTCATCGTTGGACCATTAACCTTCCTGAAACTCTCCAAGGGCTATGATAAATCCGAAACGGACGCTTGGCTGGACCGCTTGTTGCCGCTATATACGCAATTGCTTCAAGAACTTGCAAGCGAAGGCGTTCAGTGGGTGCAGATCGACGAGCCTATCCTGGTAACCAAATTAAGCGATGAAGATGTGCAGCGTCTGAACAAAATATACGAGACATTTGCAACAGCTGTTCCGGGTCTGAATATCATGCTGCAAACGTACTTCGAATCTGTTGAAAACTATAACGATATTATTGCACTGCCCGTTCAAGGTGTAGGTCTCGATTTTGTACACGGCCGCGCTGGCAACAGCCAATCCATTCAAACATCCGGTTTCCCGGCAGACAAAGTGCTTGGTGCAGGTATTATTGATGGTCGTGGGATCTGGAAAGCTTCCCTTCAAGGCAAACTGAATTTATTGAATGAACTGGCTGAAATCGTGACGCCTGATCGTCTCATCGTGCAATCTTCGTGCAGCCTGCTGCATGTGCCTGTTACAACTGCACGGGAGGCCAAACTTACATCCGAACTGAAGAATGCTCTTGCATTTGCAGATGAAAAGCTGGATGAGATTGTTCTTTTGACTACAGCCTTATCTTCACCAAGTGCAGAGATTACCGCTAAAATAGACGAAGCAGAGCTTCCACTTCAAGCGCTTCAGCAATCCGAAGACCGGAATCGTACCGCTGTACAGAAAGCCGTTGCTTCCATTAGTGTTCAACAGCCAGAGCGCTCCCGTCCGTTTGCCGAGCGTCATGAAGCTCAACAGGCCAAATGGCAATTGCCACTTTTTCCGACAACAACCATTGGCAGTTTCCCGCAATCTGCGGAAGTCAGAAAAGCACGTCAGTTGTGGCGCAAAGGCGAGTTGAACAACGAACAGTATGCTGCTTTCATCCGGGAGCAGATTGATATCTGGATTAAGCTTCAGGAAGAGATTGGAATTGACGTGTTGGTGCATGGTGAGTTTGAGCGTACCGACATGGTTGAATTCTTTGGCGAGAAGCTGGCCGGTTTTGCCTTTACACAGTTCGGCTGGGTACAATCGTACGGTTCACGTTGCGTGAAGCCACCTATTATCTTCGGTGATGTTGCATTTACGGGTGAGATGACGGTGGAAGAAACGAAGTATGCCCAATCGCAGACAGAACGTCCTGTCAAAGGCATGCTGACTGGCCCGATTACCATCATGAACTGGTCATTCGTACGTGAAGACATTGCTCGGGAGCAGATTGCCTATCAATTGGCGTATGCGTTGCGGCAGGAAGTCGAAGCACTTGAACAGGCAGGCATTGGCATGATCCAGGTTGATGAGCCGGCGGTGCGCGAAGGGCTTCCGCTGAAGGAAAATGAACAAGCCGATTACCTGGCTTGGGCGGTCAAAGCATTCCGCATCTCAACGTGCACGGTGCACGAAACGACTCAAATCCATACCCATATGTGCTATTGCGAATTCCATGATATGATTGATTCCATCGAAGCCATGGATGCAGATGTTATCTCCATTGAGACATCCCGTAGTCACGGTGAACTGATTCATAGCTTTGAAGAAAATACGTATGAGCTGGGTATCGGTCTTGGCGTATATGATATCCATAGTCCACGGGTTCCGAGTGTCGATGAGATGAGCAGCATGATTGAACGCGCTCTGCGTGTCCTTGATCCGAAGCTGTTCTGGATTAACCCCGACTGCGGATTGAAAACCCGTGGACAGGAAGAAACGGTTGCCTCTCTGCGCAACATGGTTGACGCAACCCGAATCGCCCGCGCCAATCATGCTTCCGCTGCTGTATTGTAA
- a CDS encoding redoxin domain-containing protein, translating into MSSLQKKRLSSRRTLTILIGLVALFMGAWAIFKNVSEPDSGRGNTIQAGAKAPEFTAVNSIGEQVRLSDYRGKAVMINFWASWCIPCVREMPLVHQIAQDYQNDVETLFVNVGESKGTIREFMDKQAFDFPVIIDVTGNISGMYRITGLPAKMVIDRDGEFRHILLGELTEDIPLQQWLEDSI; encoded by the coding sequence GTGAGTTCATTGCAGAAGAAGAGGTTGAGCAGCAGACGTACACTTACAATCCTGATTGGCTTAGTAGCATTGTTTATGGGGGCATGGGCCATCTTCAAAAATGTATCCGAACCTGACTCTGGGCGAGGCAACACCATTCAAGCAGGTGCAAAGGCCCCTGAGTTCACCGCGGTTAATTCAATAGGCGAACAAGTCCGGCTGTCTGATTATCGGGGCAAAGCGGTCATGATTAACTTTTGGGCTTCGTGGTGTATCCCTTGTGTAAGGGAGATGCCGCTTGTTCACCAGATTGCTCAGGACTATCAGAACGATGTGGAGACCCTGTTTGTTAACGTCGGGGAATCGAAGGGCACCATCCGTGAGTTTATGGATAAGCAGGCATTTGATTTTCCAGTCATCATTGATGTAACGGGCAACATATCAGGGATGTATCGTATTACGGGTTTGCCTGCAAAGATGGTCATTGATCGGGATGGAGAGTTCCGTCACATACTGCTTGGTGAACTGACGGAAGACATACCGCTACAGCAATGGCTGGAAGATAGTATCTAG
- the ccmA gene encoding heme ABC exporter ATP-binding protein CcmA: protein MDKAGLEVMGLGKSIKKQTIVEDISFHMNSGQVLALCGGNGAGKSTVLRMIAGILRPTRGEVAVNNIRWSKERKRYSQQLGYMPDDYQFNQGLSAEEMLLFWASLRKVPKERVQEVLTMVGLEDQKKNRVTTFSKGMRQRVLFAQAILSKPPLLIMDEPTNGLDPFWMQELAQLLKDIKQDGHMVVFSTHQLEIADDIADQVIFMNHGRSVGEGSTHDFRDQYGSLHAAFHQSLGLK from the coding sequence ATGGATAAGGCGGGACTCGAAGTGATGGGATTGGGCAAATCCATTAAAAAGCAAACCATTGTTGAGGATATTTCTTTTCACATGAATTCTGGACAAGTGCTTGCCCTTTGTGGAGGCAATGGCGCAGGAAAGAGCACGGTGCTGCGCATGATCGCTGGAATTCTTCGTCCTACCAGGGGTGAGGTTGCGGTGAATAATATTCGTTGGTCGAAGGAGCGCAAGCGTTATTCACAACAACTAGGATATATGCCGGATGACTATCAATTTAACCAGGGACTGAGTGCGGAGGAAATGCTTCTCTTCTGGGCTTCTCTGAGGAAAGTTCCGAAGGAGAGAGTACAGGAAGTACTGACCATGGTCGGCTTGGAGGATCAAAAGAAAAACCGGGTCACGACCTTCTCCAAAGGCATGCGCCAACGTGTGTTATTCGCCCAAGCTATACTGTCCAAACCTCCACTGCTCATCATGGATGAGCCAACAAATGGATTGGACCCGTTCTGGATGCAGGAATTAGCTCAGCTGCTCAAGGATATCAAGCAGGATGGCCACATGGTCGTGTTCTCGACCCATCAGCTGGAGATTGCAGATGATATTGCGGATCAGGTGATATTCATGAACCATGGACGTAGTGTGGGAGAGGGTTCCACCCATGATTTTCGTGATCAATATGGTTCGCTCCATGCAGCATTTCATCAAAGTCTTGGATTAAAGTGA
- a CDS encoding ABC transporter permease, whose amino-acid sequence MSDMIQIARREVKMGFRNPWAYSFLILFCTFSLSLLLLNSQNLVEGYSGTTGSMLNLILYLLPLMTLFLGSFSLTSEKEDGSWQLLSTYPIGTMSFIIGKYVGLSIVLITIVAFGYGLMGVISGVVGNPLDVMTYLLFLAFSCGLVLLFLTLALFIGSLSRNRWQALTISVTVWFFAVIGWPTILLSVLGLMPYLWVKPLLIVLTLINPAELVRLFVVIKLGGGSILGPEYYRWVEWVQQPSGSWIFLGICLFWIACSVLAVYAIWERGRSHG is encoded by the coding sequence ATGTCGGATATGATACAGATTGCAAGACGAGAAGTGAAGATGGGATTTCGCAATCCTTGGGCGTATTCATTTCTAATCCTTTTTTGCACATTTAGCTTAAGCTTGTTACTCCTGAATTCACAGAATCTGGTTGAAGGATATTCGGGCACAACAGGTTCGATGTTAAATCTCATTCTTTACCTGTTACCCTTAATGACGCTGTTCCTCGGCTCTTTCTCACTAACTTCCGAAAAGGAAGACGGTAGCTGGCAATTGCTGTCGACCTATCCCATCGGCACGATGTCCTTTATTATTGGCAAGTATGTTGGACTGTCGATTGTATTGATTACCATTGTTGCATTTGGGTACGGCCTGATGGGGGTCATTAGCGGAGTGGTTGGGAATCCACTGGATGTCATGACGTATCTTCTCTTTCTGGCATTTTCCTGTGGACTGGTGTTATTATTCCTGACACTTGCGCTATTCATCGGTTCATTATCACGCAATCGGTGGCAGGCATTAACCATCTCCGTGACCGTATGGTTTTTCGCAGTCATTGGTTGGCCGACGATATTGCTCTCTGTGCTGGGTCTGATGCCTTATCTGTGGGTGAAACCGCTGCTTATTGTACTCACTCTCATTAATCCGGCTGAGCTGGTGCGATTGTTTGTGGTCATTAAACTGGGAGGCGGCTCCATTCTGGGACCGGAATATTATCGATGGGTGGAGTGGGTGCAGCAACCAAGTGGCAGTTGGATTTTCCTCGGGATATGTCTGTTCTGGATTGCCTGCTCGGTTCTGGCGGTATACGCGATCTGGGAGAGGGGGCGTTCTCATGGATAA
- a CDS encoding nitrous oxide reductase accessory protein NosL, whose amino-acid sequence MNKSLNRRWATVMVLMFGMMLLTACGSKYAALPINEDVDICAICKMQVKDDAYATQLTTKDGQNYKFDDIGCMNQWKTENGTDNIGMDYVRDYNDKEWIEYSKATYVYDASLRTPMAYGILNFKDKPSAEAFIAEQGVGTIMTAEDLASHDWKQNTENMDMMGEHGHGEEAMSDEGMSDETHQEGEMNEESGH is encoded by the coding sequence ATGAACAAAAGCTTGAACAGAAGATGGGCAACGGTCATGGTCCTGATGTTTGGCATGATGCTTTTAACGGCTTGTGGATCAAAATACGCGGCATTGCCGATCAATGAAGACGTGGATATCTGTGCGATTTGTAAAATGCAGGTGAAGGACGATGCGTATGCAACGCAGCTTACTACGAAAGACGGCCAGAATTACAAGTTCGATGATATCGGTTGCATGAACCAATGGAAAACAGAGAACGGCACGGATAACATCGGCATGGACTATGTACGTGATTACAATGATAAAGAATGGATTGAATACAGCAAAGCCACGTATGTATACGATGCTTCATTACGAACTCCCATGGCCTATGGAATTCTTAACTTTAAGGACAAGCCTTCGGCTGAAGCTTTCATTGCAGAGCAAGGTGTAGGAACGATTATGACCGCTGAGGATCTGGCATCGCATGACTGGAAACAGAATACAGAAAATATGGACATGATGGGTGAGCATGGACATGGAGAAGAGGCCATGAGTGACGAAGGGATGAGTGATGAGACACATCAGGAAGGTGAAATGAATGAAGAGTCAGGCCACTAG
- a CDS encoding NosD domain-containing protein has translation MAVSGERNLIPLQPIIDHSAPGEVIQLASGRYSGPVTIDKELTIQGGPSVTVVNVEPASAITIRSDGVKLNEFKIEHNASEQTAAIQVEGRNSEITDLHVRTQAYGMIIRNSGQATIQRNKITWVGADSATSSQKGNGIDLYNAHDSYIEGNEITGMRDGIYLENSRKSIVQNNKLLHTRYGIHCMYIDGSSVMDNTGEGNMTGAMIMGVKNTVISGNSFRKQSTHVHSQGILLYDVHQSKVYNNIVEGNRVGMNIAESSSNEIRGNAVLRNYIGIQLVLAEANEFTRNQLVSNVIEASAMDSSNNVMVENYWDSFQGLDLNKDGISEISYAINPFYEQLVSRNSAYQLFFQSPGMVFLSELFTEGRDQWTTDKSPRMSVDTEYMSVEGERVAGSNVVWVLGLILLSMATYIIIYMGVLRK, from the coding sequence ATGGCCGTTTCAGGAGAGCGTAATCTCATTCCCCTCCAGCCCATAATTGACCATTCTGCACCCGGAGAAGTCATTCAACTTGCATCAGGCCGTTATTCAGGCCCCGTAACGATTGATAAGGAACTTACCATTCAGGGTGGTCCTTCAGTGACCGTTGTGAATGTGGAACCAGCCTCTGCGATAACGATTCGGTCGGATGGGGTGAAGTTAAACGAGTTTAAGATTGAGCACAATGCGAGTGAACAGACTGCAGCCATTCAGGTGGAAGGAAGAAACAGTGAGATCACCGATCTTCATGTTCGAACCCAGGCATACGGGATGATCATTCGGAATTCGGGTCAGGCGACGATTCAGCGGAACAAGATCACTTGGGTGGGGGCAGATTCTGCAACCAGTAGCCAGAAGGGCAATGGCATTGATCTGTACAACGCCCATGACAGTTACATTGAAGGCAATGAGATCACAGGCATGAGGGATGGAATCTACCTGGAGAACAGCCGCAAGTCTATCGTGCAAAATAATAAATTGTTACATACCAGGTATGGCATTCACTGTATGTACATTGACGGTTCATCAGTCATGGATAATACCGGCGAAGGGAACATGACAGGGGCCATGATCATGGGCGTCAAGAATACGGTCATATCGGGTAATTCTTTTCGCAAACAGAGCACCCATGTTCATTCCCAAGGCATTCTGTTGTATGACGTACATCAATCCAAGGTGTACAACAATATCGTGGAGGGCAATCGTGTCGGCATGAATATTGCAGAATCATCGAGCAATGAGATCCGGGGGAATGCGGTGCTTCGGAATTATATTGGCATCCAGCTCGTTCTGGCAGAAGCCAACGAGTTTACACGTAACCAGTTGGTGTCCAATGTCATTGAGGCTTCGGCAATGGATAGCTCGAATAATGTCATGGTGGAGAATTACTGGGACTCCTTTCAGGGACTGGACCTGAATAAGGATGGGATCAGCGAAATTTCCTATGCCATTAATCCTTTTTATGAGCAATTGGTCAGTCGAAATTCAGCCTATCAGCTCTTTTTTCAATCGCCGGGCATGGTCTTTCTGAGTGAGTTGTTTACAGAAGGAAGAGATCAGTGGACGACTGACAAGTCACCACGAATGAGCGTGGATACGGAATACATGTCAGTGGAAGGGGAAAGAGTTGCAGGTTCCAATGTGGTGTGGGTGCTGGGGCTGATTCTGCTTAGCATGGCCACTTATATCATCATCTATATGGGGGTATTACGAAAATGA
- the bshB2 gene encoding bacillithiol biosynthesis deacetylase BshB2, with amino-acid sequence MNTIHNEHERILVVYPHPDDEAFSVSGTLAKYIEGGSQVTYACLTLGEMGRNMGIPPFANRVTLPKIRKQELIEASAAIGIQDLRMLGFHDKMIEFEDPQLLDDSIMALIQELNPSLVITFYPGFSVHPDHDATGEAVIRTISRLPVGERPLVHCVAFAHNQEQFIGKADVIVDVTGFLKQKMASIRAHRSQFQAAELVGDRELNEEEIQARFGRERFWTYPFA; translated from the coding sequence ATGAATACTATACACAATGAGCATGAACGAATCTTGGTGGTGTATCCACATCCGGATGATGAAGCTTTCTCGGTATCCGGAACATTAGCCAAGTACATAGAAGGTGGCTCTCAAGTTACCTATGCTTGTCTAACACTGGGCGAGATGGGACGGAACATGGGGATTCCTCCTTTTGCTAACCGTGTCACATTGCCTAAGATCCGTAAACAAGAACTGATTGAAGCATCGGCAGCCATTGGAATTCAGGATTTAAGAATGCTTGGTTTTCATGATAAAATGATCGAATTCGAAGACCCGCAATTGCTTGACGATAGCATCATGGCACTAATTCAGGAACTGAATCCATCTCTTGTGATTACTTTCTATCCAGGATTCAGTGTACATCCCGATCATGATGCGACGGGAGAAGCCGTCATTCGCACGATTAGTCGTCTTCCTGTGGGAGAGCGTCCATTGGTTCATTGCGTTGCATTTGCCCACAACCAGGAACAATTCATTGGTAAAGCGGATGTAATTGTTGATGTAACCGGGTTTTTGAAACAAAAAATGGCATCGATCCGCGCCCACCGTTCACAATTTCAGGCAGCGGAGCTTGTGGGAGATCGAGAATTGAATGAAGAAGAGATCCAGGCCCGTTTTGGCAGAGAAAGATTCTGGACCTACCCATTTGCCTAA
- a CDS encoding YojF family protein codes for MQPQDIQLRINELLDQDVYVHLELTSGAYAHHYDSSKHPASAFITNAAIRYTQGSISGTGPYRVGLKTTQGWLYAEGLTHIDEQEQERLILAGHDSRGKLVVALQLSREMF; via the coding sequence ATACAACCTCAAGATATTCAGCTCCGGATCAATGAACTTTTGGATCAGGACGTATACGTACACCTTGAACTCACGTCTGGAGCGTATGCGCATCACTATGACAGTTCGAAGCACCCAGCGTCGGCATTCATTACCAATGCGGCCATACGATATACACAGGGTTCCATTTCAGGTACGGGTCCATACCGGGTTGGTCTGAAAACCACTCAAGGTTGGCTTTACGCCGAGGGCCTTACACATATTGATGAGCAGGAACAAGAAAGACTGATTCTGGCCGGTCACGACAGCCGAGGTAAACTAGTTGTGGCGTTACAATTAAGCCGAGAGATGTTCTAA
- a CDS encoding DUF817 domain-containing protein, translating to MKPLLQLLHFGYHQAMSCIFPVVIFGTLALSSVIPIPFLYRYDAILLVLLLVQYLMYRSGLETLDEIKVICVFHIIGLVLEIYKVWMGSWSYPEPAYTKILGVPLYSGFMYASVASFMCQVWRRLRMDMTGWPGLLSSGLLGAAIYINFFTHHFIPDFRWWLTAIVFIVFWKTWIIYRVRATTYRMPLSLAFIIVGFFIWAAENIATFFNGWKYPDQHDAWQLVSFSKISSWFLLVIISVIIVAQLKYVKANRTADDPA from the coding sequence ATGAAACCTCTATTACAGCTGCTTCATTTCGGCTACCATCAGGCGATGAGCTGCATATTTCCTGTAGTGATCTTTGGAACATTGGCCCTCTCCAGTGTAATCCCGATTCCTTTCCTTTATCGATATGACGCCATCCTGCTCGTATTGCTTCTTGTGCAGTACCTGATGTATCGAAGCGGCTTGGAAACCTTGGATGAAATCAAGGTCATCTGTGTCTTTCACATCATTGGCCTGGTGCTGGAAATCTATAAGGTATGGATGGGATCATGGTCATATCCTGAGCCAGCGTACACCAAAATCCTTGGTGTCCCTCTGTATAGTGGATTCATGTATGCGAGTGTCGCCAGCTTTATGTGTCAGGTGTGGCGAAGACTGCGAATGGACATGACCGGCTGGCCTGGTTTATTATCTTCCGGTCTGCTCGGAGCAGCCATTTATATCAACTTTTTCACCCATCATTTTATTCCGGATTTTCGTTGGTGGCTGACAGCAATTGTATTTATTGTTTTCTGGAAAACGTGGATTATCTACCGGGTACGAGCAACGACCTATCGAATGCCGTTGTCGCTCGCTTTTATTATTGTGGGTTTCTTCATCTGGGCTGCAGAGAATATCGCGACATTCTTCAATGGCTGGAAGTATCCCGATCAGCATGATGCCTGGCAACTGGTTAGCTTTAGCAAGATCAGTTCCTGGTTCCTGCTGGTGATCATCAGCGTCATCATCGTGGCGCAGCTCAAATATGTGAAAGCCAATCGAACGGCTGATGATCCTGCGTAA